From Nicotiana tabacum cultivar K326 chromosome 22, ASM71507v2, whole genome shotgun sequence, one genomic window encodes:
- the LOC107830224 gene encoding uncharacterized protein At2g27730, mitochondrial-like — translation MAARNAFRYVSRRLSSSGKVLGEEERAAENVYIKKVEKEKLEKLARKGPKPEQAATSSGGSGSVTDATASAQTSSTPGVSDDKYRNYAVVAGLVTGVGALGWYLLSKDKKAEEVQD, via the exons ATGGCAGCCAGGAATGCTTTCAGGTATGTTTCTCGTAGGCTCTCCAGCAGTGGCAAGGTGCTAGGCGAGGAGGAAAGAGCAGCTGAAAATGTCTACATCAAG AAAGTTGAGAAGGAGAAGTTGGAGAAGCTTGCACGTAAG GGTCCTAAGCCAGAACAAGCTGCAACAAGCTCTGGCGGGTCAGGATCAGTAACTGATGCTACTGCAAGTGCACAGACCTCCTCAACGCCCGGGGTATCTGACGACAAGTATCGGAACTATGCTGTAGTAGCTGGACTAGTAACTGGTGTTGGTGCTCTCGGTTGGTATCTTCTGTCAAAGGACAAGAAGGCTGAAGAAGTGCAGGACTGA
- the LOC107784026 gene encoding large ribosomal subunit protein uL1z-like, with protein sequence MSKLQSDALREAITVIKSASNEKKRKFTETIELQIGLKNYDPQKDKRFSGSVKLPHIPRPKMKICMLGDAQHVEEAEKIGLEYMDVEGLKKLNKNKKLVKKLAKKYHAFLASEAVIKQIPRLLGPGLNKAGKFPSLVSHQESLESKVNETKATIKFQLKKVLCMGVAVGNMDMEEKQIFQNVQMSVNFLVSLLKKNWQNVRCLYLKSTMGKTQRVF encoded by the exons ATGAG TAAGCTTCAGAGTGATGCCCTAAGAGAAGCCATCACTGTGATTAAGAGCGCTTCAAATGAGAAGAAAAGGAAGTTCACTGAAACCATTGAGCTCCAGATTGGGCTGAAAAACTATGATCCCCAAAAGGACAAGCGTTTCAGTGGTTCAGTCAAGTTGCCTCACATTCCTCGCCCTAAGATGAAGATTTGCATGCTTGGAGATGCTCAGCATGTTGAAGAG GCTGAAAAGATTGGGTTGGAGTACATGGACGTGGAAGGTTTGAAGAAGCTTAACAAAAACAAGAAGTTGGTTAAGAAGCTCGCAAAGAAATACCATGCTTTTTTGGCATCAGAAGCTGTTATAAAGCAAATCCCCCGTCTCTTGGGGCCCGGCTTGAACAAAGCCG GTAAATTTCCTAGCCTTGTTAGCCACCAAGAATCGCTCGAGTCTAAGGTTAACGAGACCAAGGCCACTATAAAATTCCAATTGAAGAAGGTGCTTTGCATGGGAGTTGCTGTCGGTAATATGGATATGGAGGAGAAACAAATCTTCCAGAATGTGCAGATGAGTGTCAACTTTCTAGTGTCTTTGCTAAAAAAGAACTGGCAAAAT GTGAGATGCCTGTACTTGAAGAGTACCATGGGAAAGACTCAACGCGTCTTCTAA